Proteins found in one Micropterus dolomieu isolate WLL.071019.BEF.003 ecotype Adirondacks linkage group LG10, ASM2129224v1, whole genome shotgun sequence genomic segment:
- the LOC123978343 gene encoding protein NLRC3-like, which produces MYVHFLVVQSKLKNVKYDGGAETDPHWTPESRKMIESLGQLAFEQLQKGNLIFYESDLTECGIDIREASVYSGVFTQIFKEERGLYQDKVFCFIHLSIQEFLAALHVHMTFINSGVNLVEPQTSSWCSKLFTDQSKLKHLHQCVVNKALQSPNGHLDMFLRFLLGLSLQTHQSLLQQLVTEKESESKTNQETTEYIKKKISEDLHLERIFNLFHCLNELKDHSLIEEIQQYLSSGRLIGKNFSPAQWSALAFMLVSSEKDLDVFDLKKYSASEEVFLRMLPVVKASKKALLSDCNLSERSCEALASVLSSQSSCLKELDLSNNDLQDTGVKLLCAGLGSPYCILETLRLLGCLVSEEGCAFLASALRSNPSHLRELDLSYNYPGDSGVKLLSAVVEDPHWRLDKLKVDHGGQQRLAPGVRKYACELTLDPNTAHHKLRLSDNNRKMTAVREKQPYPLTPERFNHCQVLCRNGLTDRCYWEAEWKVDVLIGVAYKGIIRRGNTDDCWFGRNDQSWSLQCSEHGYSVWHNKRETDLPFSASGSDRVAVYVDCPAGTLSFYNVSHGNLTLLYTFHCTFTEPLYPGFGFGYDSSASLCEL; this is translated from the exons atgtacGTCCACTTCCTGGTGGTTCAGTCTAAACTGAAGAACGTGAagtatgatggaggagctgagacagatccacactggactccagagagcaggaagatgattgagTCTTTGGGACAACtggcttttgagcagctgcagaaaggcaacctgatcttctatgaatcggacctgacagagtgtggcatcgatatcagagaagcctcagtgtactcaggagtgttcacacagatctttaaagaAGAGAGAGGGCTGTACCAGGACAAGGTGTTCTGCTTCATCCATCTGAGcattcaggagtttctggctgctcttcatgtccatATGACATTCATCAACTCTGGTGTCAATCTTGTAGAACCACAAACATCCTCCTGGTGCTCGAAACTATTTACAGACCAATCTAAACTAAAACACCTCCACCAGTGTGTTGTGAACAAGGCGTTACAGAGTCCAAATGGGCACCTGGACATGTTCTTACGATTTCTCCTGGGTCTTTCGTTGCAGACACATCAGAGTCTTCTACAACAGCTGGttacagagaaagaaagtgagTCAAAGACAAATCAAGAAACAACGGAGTACATCAAGAAGAAAATCAGTGAGGATCTCCATCTAGAGAGAATCTtcaatctgttccactgtctgaatgaGCTGAAGGATCATTCTCTAATCGAGGAGATCCAACAGTACCTCAGTTCAGGAAGACTCATAGGAAAGAATTTTTCTCCTGCACAGTGGTCAGCTCTGGCCTTTATGTTAGTGTCATCAGAAAAAGATCTGGATGTGTTTGATCTGAAGAAATATTCTGCTTCAGAAGAGGTTTTTCTAAGGATGCTGCCGGTGGTTAAAGCCTCCAAAAAAGCTCT GCTGAGTGACTGTAACCTTTCggagagaagctgtgaagctctggcctcagttctcagctcccaGTCATCTTGTCTgaaagagctggacctgagtaacaacgaCCTGCAGGAcacaggagtgaagctgctctgTGCTGGACTGGGGAGTCCATACTGTATATTGGAAACTCTCAG gCTGTTGGGCTGTCTGGTTTCAGAGGAAGGCTGTGCTTTTCTGGCTTCAGCTCTTAGGTCCAACCCCTCCCACTTAAGAGAGCTGGACTTGAGCTACAACTATCCAGGAGACTCAGGAGTGAAACTGCTGTCTGCTGTAGTAGAAGATCCCCACTGGAGACTGGACAAACTCAA GGTGGACCATGGTGGACAGCAGAGATTAGCACCTGGTGTGAGAAAGT ATGCTTGTGAACTCACTCTGGACCCAAACACAGCACACCATAAGCTCAGactgtctgacaacaacagaAAGATGACAGCAGTGAGAGAGAAGCAGCCGTATCCTCTTACTCCAGAGAGATTTAACCACTGTCAGGTTCTGTGTAGAAACGGTCTGACCGATCGCTGTTACTGGGAGGCTGAGTGGAAAGTAGATGTTCTTATAGGAGTGGCGTACAAAGGAATCATAAGGAGAGGAAACACTGATGACTGTTGGTTTGGGAGGAATGATCAATCCTGGAGTCTGCAGTGCTCTGAACATGGTtactctgtctggcacaataagAGAGAAACTGACCTTCCTTTCTCTGCCTCTGGATCTGACAgagtagcagtgtatgtggactgtcctgctggcactctgtccttctacaaTGTCTCTCATGGCAATCTGACCCTACTCTACACCTTCCACTGcacattcactgagcctctctACCCTGGGTTTGGATTTGGATACGATTCCTCTGCGTCTCTTTGTGAATTGTAG